The window ATTGAGTTAAGCTTAGACTAAACATGATGAGTCTTATGATTACAAAACCCTTATCAAGCGCATAACATACACTTAAACTACTCAAAAGCATTTCAATAAGATGAACAAtcaaaaaatggaagaaagacaataaatataaacatgcATTGTATTCATAATGTAGGCCCCTTGGCCatgaaaataagaacattCATACAAATACattacaaaatggaaaaaatggaaagtaagGAGGTGAGCCGAGTTGCAACATGTATTATCATGCATTACTTGACTCTTTTACAAGTTAGGGAAATGGAGGATGAGCTTCTCTCTCTAATCTCTCACTAAGAAGTTGACCGAGGAAGAGGTGGAGGAAGAACTACTACTACAGATGGTGAAAGATTCTAAAACTCATCCTTCACTGACCTCCTTAAGAGAGGCcccttcttttttgttcaagGTGGAGATAGAGTCTTTTATAGACATACTTTAGACGGTAAATTAATTATGCTATGTTGCACATCCGTCCTTGCCTATGCAGCAAATTCGTCCTTGCTTATAAATGTTAGCGCAAAAAGTAGTCATTTCTTGTCACATCAGCTCCAACTACCACTATTGTCTTCTAGCGAATCATCTCGCACAATGATGTTGTGTTGGCATCTCGCCAGATAGCTTTTTCTCGTTTGTGTTATTGCATATGAGTTCCTTTTGCAATTCACTTCATTTCTGTTTTTCGTCATCTTGCGTATAAAACACTTAAAAGGATAGTTAATAAGGCGTGATGACATACGTAAGGAGCAttctcttattattataaatatacagTAAAAGACACGTTTTGGTCCTTTATCTCTCGTTTTGATTACTCCATTGTTTTATCTGAAATGccacaataacttgtatttctacaagttatcaaatAGCAAGAGAGATCGTGACAAAGGGAGTTTAAGAGAGGTTAAGAGAAGTTAGAGGAAGAATATAGAGCGATAGGTTGTGATTTAGGTGAAAGAGAAGGGGAAATTTCATTCAAGGgtaatttgaacttttattttatcacCTATTTTGTCATAGAAGTCTATTTTCACCCCACCAATCCTAAAACCCCACATTAATGAATTTTCCAAGTTTATTGACCCAAAACCATATTAATGATTGGTGttaaacttttaaacaaaatttacttgtgatcaaatttatttaagtatGTTTTAGAGTTATTTCGtgacaattaaaatttataacaattttaaatcgCTGATTAGTCtctttgattaattaaatttaaatttgaattcagAAATGGAgtaatatattcattttacaagcacattttttttcctatggATCAATACCAAGCAACAGAGGAGCGACCCTCAACAAAGGCTCCAAAGTATTTGGCAAAAATTTTCTAgcaaaaaggaaacaaatggAAGAAGTGGAATAGTTTTGATCATAAGTCTCATTATTACATGTTGATTCAAACCTTATCTTATTCAAGAACTCATCACCAATATCCTTCCATCCGAACTTACTTGGATGAGGGCCTCCCCTAGACCAATCAACCCAAGTGATGCTCCTATTAGAATTCAGTTCAGGCTGCAACATATGCACCAAAGTTGGTATGTAATGCTCATCCATATAGCAAGGTGGGAGGCAATAGTTCTTAAATATCGGATAGTACTTTGTGTCTGAGACAATGCGAAGAGCAAGCTCTCGATGTACCTCGAACCATTGGGAACCCTTTCGCCAATTGGTGATGTTTATCTGTGGCGACATTTGGGGGTTGTAACGGCCTCCACAAGACTTTCTCGGGTCGTAGAATGAGCTGATAAAGCTTAGTTTTGAGGTAATGAGATGATTGTAAATGGTGTTGAAGTTGAACAATGGGATGCAAGAGTCTGAGAGAAGAACAAATCTATGGTTTGACAAGTCTAAAAGAGCATTTGCTAGAAGGCGTCTCTCAGCATCAATCATGCTTGCTGTCCCCCAATACACAGCCTACAATAGTTTAGAATATAATTACGTTAATTATAAGCTATATAGTCTACTAGTTTTATACAGTAATCTCTCTAAACATAaacgtttttttaatttttcatatatatactttggTTAACCTGAGTATAACAACTGACATATAAAACTTATATTCCTAACTTTGAAATTACTTCTATTCTCCCACCTCACATTAAAAAAGATCAtgtacttttttctttattcttacATATGAATACATATTAGCGAAAATTAGGGAACTGTACAGTAAAAAACTATAGGTTGCTTTAACTTTCTCtgttatagtttttaaaaaattaatgagattgtttatgaacattttttcttttgttcttggAGATAATGAGCTGAATTTGGAAAGGCAAAGTGTTAGAATCGATGTGttataatgtttttcaaagtaaatttgagtaaaatgtaagaaagacaaaaaaacaaaatattattcatttacataaattaaatcaattaatttaccaatttctttataactcAGTTACTGTTTTGTTAAGGGTCAAATTCCCACCATATTCAAATTACTTTCTTATTCTACAAAATATTAGCTAGCTAATAACTTGTTTACCACTTTCAAATTCCaaatactcaaaattttaaaaaagaaataatagttataattaaaaagaaacacttGTACCAACCTGACTAGGGATCCTTCTACCATAGAAAACAGAAGTTTGAGGGATTTCATCAACATAAGAAGGATGTGAATGAACATAAATGGAGTATAACCCATTGTTGCCTTCAAAAAACTTTTCCCAAAGAGTTGCCAATGGCAAAGGTCCAGATGTCAAAAACATGAAAGCCACCTTTTTTGGAACTGTCTTGTAATTACTCTCCACAATCCTTGGAACCATGCTGGCTGTCCAAAACAGCTCCTCATCATTCATGTTATGAACCAATGACTTGTGTTCTTCAAGGGAAACAACAAGCTTTGAAGAATTGGAGGAGGAGCTCCCATTATTTCTCGGGTTTGATAAAACTAGAAGAGGATGAGGGTGAGGGTGAGGCTGATCATCAGGCAATGGTTGCGGTGGTGGAGAGCTAACGGTTTCGAACAAAGACGATGGTGGGGGAGcggagaaggaagaagaagaattaggGGTTGGATTAATGAGAAAGAAGCTACTTTTGAAGTATAAGCAAAGGATGATTCCAAGGGAAAATCCAataaggaagaagagaaaatggaagacATGTTTGAGTTGAAAATGGAGATTGTGGGATTTTTGGGATTGCTTTTGCTCAAACCccatatttgaaatttcaccAATGTATTGAGGGATCAGTTAGGTTTAGAGGGTGAGGAAGATGTGGAGCTTTTGTTAATTTGGATTTGTGTTATGTTGATATAGGGAGAGGAGCTGCTAGAGGTTGCTTCTTTAGAAATTAGAGAGAGTGTGtcttgaagttgaagttatgaaaaaaacttcaaacttgGCATGTTTTACacacattatatattattgaattcATGACATTACCTAAGGCAAGTTTgtcatttgtttttgtttttctttattttattctaactTTGTATTGCATGTGGGTAAGGTTTAGAAAATAGGTGTTTAATTGACTTTAAAGTGGAAGGATTATATAtgttcttaagaaaaaaaagggggaaaaagtAGCTCCAACTTAtcaaagtaattaacaaaattaatgcGAGGGAAATAcctcaattaaataattagtgTTTCCTTGTTAAGTTCATATAGTTTAagggttaaattataattaataaaaaaaaaataagtttggtTCTATTTGTGTTTAAAACATCTATAAtcatcttttgaaatttttacaataagaatattattgtCATTTATCTCATTTAgatgtttcaaaattatttttggagTTGAAATCGGGTAAGATGACATATTAAAATTGGATCTTAAGATGATGTGTGAAGGTGATTTATAAAGATTGATGGTTGTTTGGTAGACTATTTGAAATGTTTCTAAAATGTGCTAGATTGTATTTATAACTTTGTAGCGTTCGTACCAAAGATTTCACTAActgaaaatttttattattagaaaagatCATATGGGTGCtgtaaaacaaaagatatTAAGCACTAGTGTACTGTCTAATAATGCACACTTCGACGGTCAATCGAGTTTGTGAATGATTAGAGAAGAGGAAATAGTAGAGCTATTTTTCGGTGTACCTTGTGACCAATCTTGATCGTTTATATAGGGTAACAAAACGTAGTTGTTAAGACTATATTTGCACATGCTTTTTagtatttaacttttttctcaTCACTTCGTTCATTTAATAAGTTTccattttatgaaaatattcatCTAGGCATGATCACAACGAGCCCAATGCATCGAAAATCTATCAAATAAGAGCTAAAACGAGCAAGAATAGGTCGCAAGTTAGAAGGAAATTTTCGTAATTTCGAGGAAGTCGAGTGCAACCTCCAACGTGACAGTGATAAAGAACGACACTTGAAGGTGGTAGCTTTCAACCTCGAAGCACTGGTGCTAGTGCAAATTTTGATCAAGTGTCATAGCCGTCTAAACTTTTTATGTGAATTAAGTGGCATGTCTTTTACCTCGTAATCACATCATTACTTAATTCTTCTAGTTTTCTCTCAAAACTTGTAattctcttaaaaaatattaataaatttttaacaaGAGAGTTCTTCAAAATGAGTTCCTTTCAAACTTGAAATTCTTTCTTCGAGAATGAGttcttttgttcttccaaTCTCTATTGTTCTCTTAAAATCCATGACTAAGGTAACTTTTAAGGGAATTGGGGTACGgtgtttttagtttaattgtgTGAgaatctttctttaattttgcgTTCTTAATTGACCTTTGagattatttccttttctttcttttcaataaaaaaaattctttaaaaattgaCTTGATCATCCAATGAATTTAAggtttaatattaaaattgatagaaTGTGCTAAATACAGACTTAAAACATGATTgtcaatgaatttttttattgattcttTAGCATGAAGAAAGCATCCTATTAAAATGTCTCTAATTGTTGAATTGAAATTGtctcaattaattttgtttaagaatAGAAGCTATATATTCTGCTCTAAATTAGAAGTCTCAATTAACCCTTGTTctttatgtaatttttgttgattgttcTTATGAATCTTGATGTTTGTCatgtgtttataaatttaggaCAATTGGCCTTCCAATTGATCGAGGATCAATTTTGATTGTAATTATGTCTTTGattcaattattaaattagaCTAAAACACCCATTTTCCCACTTTTAATTCTTCGAGAGAAATATAACTTttacacctttttttttaatcttttgacTTGAAGCCTTAGCATCAATTTTTCTTGGAATTCCACCTTTGACTTACTCTATTCTGCCCCCTCATATTATTCAATTAGTAAGTTGGGTATTTCTTTGATCGAAGAGTCTTTCTTCGTGGTGAACAACTTTTTTAccaaattcttttcttcaagaTTGTATCATTTCTCTTAGCTATTGCATTAATCTTGCTTGTAGATGCATGGGTTCTTTTGTACCATACAAATTAATTCTTGCATGTTTTCATTGTTAAACGACCCTATCTTAAAAGCTCCTTTCAATAACAGTCATTTAGGCTCATaaatttttctcttcaatgTTTGAAACGGTCGAGTTAATACTCTTCGGATGATTACACAATTTATCTAGATGCTTTAGTATATACCAcccattcaaatcttaaatgTCATACATTTATGACTTGTTCGTTGTCTAGTCTATAGCTCGATATTTGAAATCCTCAACTATAGCTCCATTAATTTATGAACTCCTTGGCTCTCCTCTGTAGTTTGAGCCTTGTGAGCTCCATAACTTTCCTTTAAATGGAGACCTTTGAGCTCCTCAACACTACGTTATAGAGCAATCTCTAAGCTCCTCAACTATAACTCGATTTATGAGCTCCTCAGCTCTTATTTATAGATCGATCTCTAAGCTTTTTTCTAAGTTCTTCTGAGCTtactttaataatttgatgtcGAAGCTCTCTCTTAGGGCGCCTTCTCTAAGCTCGCCTCTACAACTCGACCTTTTGGTTCTCTCTTAGGCTCCTTTGAGCTCCACTAAGTTTACCTCATTAATTAGTTCATTGAACTCTTTCTAAGCATGGTTAGGCTCTTCCATGGGTTCTCTTAAGTAGGCTAAAATCTATCCGCAACACCTACCTTAATCAAAGTTTCAATTCAATCCAAATTGCACATCAAACTTAGGTCAATGTGGCAATCTTAATAACCTTAAactaagagaagaaagaaaaaaattgtcgaAGCttgtgtattttaaaaaagtaattgatAGTTACTCAGTATATTGGTTCAACTTAATGCATGTttacaaactattttaatgttttcttaatCACTTTTAGtctctcaaaattaatcaactgagttatcttttattttaaaagaacttGAGGTAGGTAAATATGTATACGTGTACAATAATATGTTCATAGCCATCGCCCCTAGTTTTTATGGAGCCcttaatctaaattaaatagacttcacttgatatatatatatatatatattagagtTAGGTCAATCAAACATGGCAAGAAAAGTGGTTCTCCAAGCAATCTCCAACATTCAATTTGagtaaaattaaagttagGTTATTCAAACAAAcccttcctttcctttccctATTTATTGACTTTTTCACACCTCTCTCCATGTTCACTTCCAATTAAGCCAATATGCTTTCAATTCTAAATTTGGattcttccattcatttaTAAGAAATGAATTGTCTATTCCCTTTAATTCACTCACTAATTCTACATTTTAGTTACTTTGATATCATCTAAGTTAAAAGTCAAGATTAAAGTTCATACAACCCTCACGTTGATATCGCAAATTCAAGTCTCAATCGAATAATCGTAatcatgaattttaaaaaagcttTAAGTAAAACTTCTCCGATTTAAAAAGTGAGAATTTAAATTGGGTTTGATCAAAGTATTGAtacattgatatgttatatttttttagaaattacaaacataTTTCATTTGAAGTCCTTAATTACATGTTACTTTATTGAGAGATATAAATAAGTTGGAAGTGTCAAAGTCATTGCTCTACTTGTAATCAATCACAGCTGTTTTAAGTCATGAAATCTGCTAAATTCTCGCTTGTTTAAACCATTAATTAATCTTAAATGCAGTTGAAattaccaatatttttttctgtcattaattgaattttaaaaatgagaagaagtGTTGGTTTTACACTTTGGGTCCGGAGTTTCCCTGTGCTCGAAATAATTAATTCCTTCACCCAATCCCCAATTTCccacttttatatatactcatTTAATGAGatgtatttgaaattaataacaaatattttaaccaaATACACTTTAAACATGATTATCCAAgtagtttagaaatttttttataaataatattatctgtggtataacttttaaataaccATGTGGGtttgttatgaaaaaaaaagaagaaaaaagaaaaaacgaggtgtttatttgaaattggTTGATGTCTAACACATCCAACTTATCTTTATCTTtgttatagattttttttagacatttgattgattttataaCTTAGACAACTAAACCTACCACAtgcattttatataataattatgtaaACATCCATGTCATGAAATAGTACAACACGATGTACTATTTATTACTCTATCATTTCCTTTACATGCATTATTTTACATATCATAATAacctaaaaaaacataatctaATGCAAAGCATGATAATATTAGGGTGGAACTTTAAATTTACATGGCATACAATATGCACACattcaagatttaaattaaacatacatTTCCAATtcataattgattaataaaatgtacTAATTTTAGCTTATAAATTAAGGGGTAAGCAAATTATTACAatgataattgaaaataattttggacCGAACCCAAAACTTCTTTCAACCAACACGAACCACCTTAAATTTGCTTAACCTGGTCTTGAAATCATTTGAACCAATCCAAAATGATCTAAATAGGCCAAAATGGGTTGATCTAGTCGAACCGAACTAGTCCACACTATCTGAACTGACTGTATCATGCATGAGCACGCCTATGAAGAAACCAGCCAACACAACAATGCTGTTGAAAAGCGTCAGTGATAATCATGTAAAATCTGGACACACGATGATAATGGCTATAAAATGGTAGTTATCTTCCTCAACCAAAACCATTAATACCCTTAGTGAAATCTTTCTCTCAGTGGGATGCAATAAAGACTGAGTGCTTATTGTTTTGGTATATTGGAAACCATAGCCCTAAGTCTCTTTATATACTAGTTCAATTAGGATCTCATTAAATCCTAATCACTCTAGGAATAGACTTCTACCCGTTTAATTCATACTCAATTAAGAATCTTAGgtcttaattaaatagatcACATAATAAgccttaattaataaaataaacccaATGTGATAAATTATACACTGTTCATACTTTAATTAGAcgtattatttaaatatgtctAACAACATCATTTCACTTAGTTTGAAGGTTGGAATTTTCACCTAAGTTTTGTCCACATTTAACCTAACTTCCAAAGTcaaattctcttttaattaattataatttatatatataaattatagttaataaaatcattaattaatttattataatctaatgtcaaatattaaattaacgaTTTTCGCTGATCCCAATCAATCAAACTCtgattaactaattttttagtctattaaaaaagttgatatttaaatcttatgtaaatatcttttctctctttatatgtttaattcacaattaaacattaagttaaatatatgagatatgtttaatgtttttttccaaaatcGAATTTGAACGTTTCAAACTTGATCATCACATTGTTCTAATGTTTAGTTCGATATAAGCTAGTAGTTGAACTAATCTACCTATAAATTATGAACTCCAACTATACGAGATTAACCAACATTCATTAACTATTGGGACACTCCACACTAAAGCTCATGTATGCACGTTTCtcattgtagatatatttttgttcacttgATATAACTAATCAACCTTTTACATGTTGTTTGTACTTACAACTAGttcaaatgtttgtttttaccCTCTAGTTACATATTGTTTCTTAAGTCTCAAGTGATCCTCTAATGAATAATTAGTCTATGGTCCAACCACTAACTTGAATCTCTCTCGGTCCAACGAGAGAATGtggccccttgttcaagatcTGAAGTCAACACTTAAAAGAAACCTCTCTAATCTCTGAAAATGGGTAGAAATGAATTTTGTCTTGCATCCTATGTCCTTACCTATCTACCCGCCCTTACTCTTTTGCATAAGGGTGCCCCACTCGTAAGGGTGTACATAGGTTGGGTTGGAGAAAAAATATGGACCAACCCAAACTATCTAGGTGGGCAAAAAATGAATCCTATCGATTCAAAATGTAAGggtcaacccaacccaacccaacctaaAAAACCCGAGTTGGGTTGCCGGTTgagcttttcttcttttcataatttagaaaaaaaaaggatattcttcttctccaacttGAATATGCGATGGAGAAAAGTTGAAATGTAATTAACAACAACTCCTCCTTTCCCAACTTTAAAACTAAACACTCACACTCTCCCATGTTCCATACACAGCTCAAAACAATCAATACCAGCTAGCTAGATCTGACTCCATAGGAAAAGATACAAAATGAGATCTTgaatttttcaaactaaagcTCAAAATTAGATAATGCAGAAAAACTACAGATGGAAATGGGTTTTGAGggcaaataataatatgaagtaAGGGGGAGAAAATAGTTGGGAAACTTTCCTACTTTTTCGGGGAGAGCCCCTCTTTCTTTGGTAGCTTCTTCGAACTCCCCTTTCAACAACTTAAGCTGAAGAAGATTGAAAGAATTTAGGCAAAGGGGCGCGGCAACTGCATAAAGGGTGTCCATGAAGGGTGTGGGCGATTGGCTGTCAGGTTATTGAAGGAATTTTGGTGGTTAGCTAAATCGAAGGATTAGAAGAAGGTCAACGGCAAGCTGAGTGGCTTGAAGTGAGCGACTAGCGTGTGCTGCTACAATTCAAGAAGATTGAAAAAGGTTTAAGttttaagttatatatatatatatatatatatgtatattaataaCTAGAGCGACTAGCCTGTGCTGCAATTCAAGAAGATTGAAAAAGGTTTAGGTTTTaggtttttatatatatatattaataaccgggttgggttgggtcaACCCGACCCTTATTTGATCGACCTAGTAACCTGGctcaagttattttttctccaattttgcAACCCAACCCTTACGTTTGGGttgggtattttttttttaacacccCTATCCACTCGCATATTtttacatgaacgattcaTGGTtacatcgtttgtactaattaaaaagttaGTCGCATCTAATAGTGTCCTCAGAATAAGGTACCAAGTTTCATAGGTACACTATAAATCTTTTTTACCATCTACTCAAACTTGATCCTCTCGTGCTCAACCATAAATCTTactatgttttttaattttaaagtttttggtTACGTAGTAAGCAattcaaataatcaataacaaataataataataataacaactttattgcaAATAGAAATATGTTTAACATTTACATTTACAAACCACACGTTCTAAAACCCAACATAAacaatctcaaaattaaacaaatgagaCCCACTTTTACTtaatttccaatttcattGATCTATTGCGTTTCCACACGAGAATAAACCTAATTCATTAGTTAGTAAagtttattgacaattttttttttcaaaacaatgaTGACCATCGTAACATCAAGAGAACATCATTGTAATCATCAGTATttgattatgttttttatatgaaaagtgAATTTGTATTAAGATGGCATGAATTTGTACTAAACACATTCAAAGGAATCTCATCCCCATATGTAAATACATTACGATTGCAGgatttttaataataagttAGTAAAGGTGACCTAAAATCATAATAAACCAgctacttttccttttatcattttcttagGGACTTTTGATCATGTTTATTGACTTTAAAATAGAGAACCAACATTTGATAACCCAACTaacaacaaaaaccaaaacaagaaaaacattcattttctgaaaaagcataataatgtaaaaactAGAAATACATTAAACCCACTAATTGGTGCCAACTTCCACAAATAAGCTTGAATGTTGCTTGAGATCTGAGAATTGGATAGAACTTTAATTCTGAGCACTCTACTTGTCTCATCACAACTTATTCAATTAGGTAATTCAAAAAGACTAAGTCCCAAGGTTCTTTATTAATGTTCCTAAATTCCTTCCATCTAATGCTACAAATATGAACAATCAGCCttcacaaaaggaaaaaaaaatgaagtttgatGGTACAAATCAGAGACAAAAGGGCATACCATCAGACGGTGGGTGGATGGGAACTCAAATCTAGACTTGAACTTATTGCCAAACGTCTAGTTTAAATCCTTCAAGCTGTGGCACTAagaattttctcaatttcctcCAGCGACCGCCCCTTCGTCTCAACAATATTACGAGCCACATACAAGACAGCAAGCAAACAGACGAAGCCAAATCCAAAGTACACTGTACTGATACCAAACTTGTTCACGAAGCTCAGGAAATAGAGGCCAATGAAGAAGTTTGAGATCTGATAGGGGAGCAGTAATAGAATAAAAttcacaaacaaaatgatagcATATAAATTAAGTGTTATCGTTTCAAATATCCGTGTAGCTAATCCATCCTAGTGTTGTGTGTGCACGGCTACGTCAGGTTATTCCTCTCATTCTCACTATCATagttcttttcattttttggatGAGGGAGAAAATGATGGTGCAAAGCAAACATTGAGAATCTTAATGATCTAGTTCCTATCATGTCATCCTTACCTCTTGGATTAAGCCTAGTGTTTACCAATGTGCCatgaaataaaacacaaagaaaGTGTGATTGAGAGCTCTTTCAAGTAGGTAAACTGATACTAAAAGGCATTATTTCAGAAAACTTACCCAATGAGTTCCTAAAGATAAAGCAACAGCTTTCGCCCGGATTCTCGAAGCAAATATTTCTGGTAAAAGAAGACCAGGGACTGGACCCGCCCCAAGTGAGAATGAT of the Cucumis sativus cultivar 9930 chromosome 3, Cucumber_9930_V3, whole genome shotgun sequence genome contains:
- the LOC101210199 gene encoding glycosyltransferase BC10, with translation MGFEQKQSQKSHNLHFQLKHVFHFLFFLIGFSLGIILCLYFKSSFFLINPTPNSSSSFSAPPPSSLFETVSSPPPQPLPDDQPHPHPHPLLVLSNPRNNGSSSSNSSKLVVSLEEHKSLVHNMNDEELFWTASMVPRIVESNYKTVPKKVAFMFLTSGPLPLATLWEKFFEGNNGLYSIYVHSHPSYVDEIPQTSVFYGRRIPSQAVYWGTASMIDAERRLLANALLDLSNHRFVLLSDSCIPLFNFNTIYNHLITSKLSFISSFYDPRKSCGGRYNPQMSPQINITNWRKGSQWFEVHRELALRIVSDTKYYPIFKNYCLPPCYMDEHYIPTLVHMLQPELNSNRSITWVDWSRGGPHPSKFGWKDIGDEFLNKIRFESTCNNETYDQNYSTSSICFLFARKFLPNTLEPLLRVAPLLLGIDP